The [Eubacterium] eligens ATCC 27750 genome segment GGCACTCCTGCATAAGCACTTCTTACAGAATCTGCCGGTGTCTTTCTCTTTTCTGGTTTCTTAAGGTCAAATAATTCCATAGGGTCTTTTCCAAATCCCGGATTAGAACTGCCATTTATCTTAACCTTTCTTGAACTATATGTTCCTGCTGCCCTTCCGCCTGGTGTGCCACTTCCGTAGCTGCTAAGAATTGATCTGGCTGTTGCGCGCATGTTAATGCCTGTTGTATCCGGCTCATCTGATGTCCCGCCATATGCAATCCTGCCTTTAGCATACCCACTGGAATTGTTTTCTATGTGCATATAATCCTTAGGAATTTCATTAATAAATCTTGAAACCTTATTCATCTGTGTTTCACCACGCACCATACGCGACTTGGCACTTGTAAGATTAAGTATTTTCTCTGCTCTTGTTATTCCAACATAGCACAGTCTTCTCTCTTCCTCTATCTCAGTTGAATCATCTGACACAATTGTCATATAGCTTGGGAAAAGTCCGTCCTCCATTCCTGTCATATACACGATTGGAAATTCCAGACCTTTCGCACTGTGCAGCGTCATAAGCATTACATGAGGCTCTGACTCATCAAGATTATCAATATCCGCTATTAAGGCAACTTCTTCAAGAAGTCCTGAAAGTGTAGGCTCTTCGCCTGCTTCTTTACAGCTCTCCTCATAGCTTACAACCTTATTAATGAATTCATCCAGATTCTCGCGTCTTGCCTCAACCTCTTCCACCGTTTCATTCTGTGAAAGGCTCTCAATATATCCTGTATCCTCAATTACAGCCTCAGCAAGCTCCTTTAATGACATAAATTCTTCTTTGGCACGCAGTCTTCCAATAAGGTCAACAAATGGCTCTAACTTGGAAAGTGCCGCATTCTTTATTGTGTCAATATCCTTTGCATTGACAAGTGCTTCCCAGAAAGTAATATCATTAAAATCTGCATATTCCTGCAATCTGTCAATCGTAGTATTACCAATCCCCCTCTTCGGAACATTTATAATTCGCTTAACCGCCTGACCATCAAGACCATTATCAATAGTTTTAAGATAAGCAAGAATATCTTTGATTTCCTTTCGCTGATAGAAATTCTGTCCGCCATATATCTTATATGGAATGTTGTGAATCATCAGCTTTTCTTCGAGCGCTCTTGACTGTGCATTAGTTCTGTAAAGAATGGCAACATCATTATAATTCCAGCCATCCCTTACATACTCTGCAATACCACTCGCAACGCCTTCTGCTTCATCATACCCGTTCTCATACAGAGTATAATTGACCTTCTCGCCCTCTCCGTTATCAGTCCAGAGTGACTTGCTCTTTCTGCCAATATTATTACTTATCACCGCATTTGCAGCATTAAGAATAGTCTGCGTCGAACGGTAATTCTGCTCAAGCTTTATAACCTTAGCGCCTGTGAACACATTTTCAAAGTTAAGAATATTATAAATGTTTGCTCCACGGAACTTATATATAGACTGGTCATCATCACCAACCACACATATATTGCCATACTTTGCTGCAAGCATTGCAACAAGCTTAAACTGTGATGTATTAGTATCCTGATACTCATCGACCATTATATATCTGAATCTGTCCTGATAATGCTCAAGTACCTCTGCATCACTCTGAAACAGCTCAACCGTCTTGAATATCAGGTCATCAAAATCAAGTGCATTGTTAAGCTTAAGCGTCTTCTGATATTCTCTGTATACGCCCGCAATTCTTCTAAGATTATAGTCGTTACCTGCCTCAAGCTCGAACTCATCAGGAGTCTTTAACTCATCTTTAGCAGATGAAATCTTACTCATAATTGCACGCTCTTTAAGCATCTTCGTATCTATATTCATCTTCTTACATATATCCTTGATTACAGACTTCTGGTCGTCCGTATCATATATCGTAAAGTTATTATCGTATCCAATTCTGTCTATGTATCTTCTTAAAATTCTCACGCATGTTGAGTGGAATGTACTTACCCATACAGCCCCTGCACCCTGTGCCACAGTAGTCTCAACTCGTTCTTTCATCTCTCTTGCAGCTTTATTAGTAAATGTAATTGCCATAATATTATATGGGTCTACTCCGCATTCTTCTATTAAATATGCAATTCTGTTCGTAAGCACGCGTGTCTTTCCAGAGCCTGCTCCGGCAATAATAAGCAGCGCACCATCTGTATATTTAACTGCCCTTTTCTGGCTGTCATTCAAATCTTCTAATCTCATATATCCACCTTCATGCAAATGTGAAATCTATATCCACCTTATTTCTGCCAACTACCACATTATACAAAAACAACGGGATGTTGCCAAGCCAATATGACAACATCCCTGATTGTTATTTATTAAATTCACATATTACTAATTGTCAGATTATGCAAGCTTTGTTCCACAGTTAGAACAGAACTTAGCGCCATTAGTTGGTGTTCCACAGTTAGGACAGAACTTAGGTGCTGTGCCACCTGACACATTTGCATTATTATTCATTGCAGTATTCATGTTATTCATCATCTGCTGTCCAACCTGCATTCCCATCTGGAGCTGCATCATATCACTGGCAATATTCGAACCGCCTCTTGAATTGCCGATACTATCAGCCATAGCCATCTGTGTATATCTGTTCATATCTCCAACCATTGCCTGAGAAGCTGCCTTATTAGTCATCTTCTGTACTTCTTCCGGATAAGAGAAGCTTGAGATAGTAAAGCTTGTTATTGTGATTCCTAACTTGCTCATCTCCATATCAAGGTCTGTCTTAATACCCGCTGAGATATCATAAGCATTAGCCTGAAGATTAAACATATCCTTGCCTTCTTTAGAAATCCACTTCATAAGAAGCTGGTCAAGAACTGCTGATATTCTTTCCTTAACATCTGCAACAGTGTACATCTGCTTTACACCTGCTACCTTGTCTATAAGCGTAATGTAATCAGATACTGAAAACGAGAAGTTACCGAAAGCTCTTATTGGCATGCCACCTGGAAGTGCCTGTGTTGGAATAAGAATAGGATTCTTAGTTCCCCACTTCTCTGTGAATTCCTTAGTATTAACGAATAAAACTTCAGCTCTTACTCCACTGTTGAAGCCAAACTTAAAGCCTTTAAGTGTTGATAAGAATGGAATAATCTGTGATTCAATATCAAAGCTTCCCTCGTCCTTAAAAATACCTTCAATCTTACCATTGTACATAAAGATTGCATCCTGGCCGGCGCGGATAATCAGCTTACTGCCTTTCTTGATTTCTCTGTTGGTCCATTTCCAGAAGATTATATCATCTCTGTACTCTTCCCATTCAACTACGTTGGCAAACTGCCCTTTGAATAATCCCATGTTCCCTCTCCTTATCTATGTATTGCTTATCTCATTATAAATGTGCTTCTGAAT includes the following:
- a CDS encoding SPFH domain-containing protein, whose amino-acid sequence is MGLFKGQFANVVEWEEYRDDIIFWKWTNREIKKGSKLIIRAGQDAIFMYNGKIEGIFKDEGSFDIESQIIPFLSTLKGFKFGFNSGVRAEVLFVNTKEFTEKWGTKNPILIPTQALPGGMPIRAFGNFSFSVSDYITLIDKVAGVKQMYTVADVKERISAVLDQLLMKWISKEGKDMFNLQANAYDISAGIKTDLDMEMSKLGITITSFTISSFSYPEEVQKMTNKAASQAMVGDMNRYTQMAMADSIGNSRGGSNIASDMMQLQMGMQVGQQMMNNMNTAMNNNANVSGGTAPKFCPNCGTPTNGAKFCSNCGTKLA
- a CDS encoding ATP-dependent helicase gives rise to the protein MRLEDLNDSQKRAVKYTDGALLIIAGAGSGKTRVLTNRIAYLIEECGVDPYNIMAITFTNKAAREMKERVETTVAQGAGAVWVSTFHSTCVRILRRYIDRIGYDNNFTIYDTDDQKSVIKDICKKMNIDTKMLKERAIMSKISSAKDELKTPDEFELEAGNDYNLRRIAGVYREYQKTLKLNNALDFDDLIFKTVELFQSDAEVLEHYQDRFRYIMVDEYQDTNTSQFKLVAMLAAKYGNICVVGDDDQSIYKFRGANIYNILNFENVFTGAKVIKLEQNYRSTQTILNAANAVISNNIGRKSKSLWTDNGEGEKVNYTLYENGYDEAEGVASGIAEYVRDGWNYNDVAILYRTNAQSRALEEKLMIHNIPYKIYGGQNFYQRKEIKDILAYLKTIDNGLDGQAVKRIINVPKRGIGNTTIDRLQEYADFNDITFWEALVNAKDIDTIKNAALSKLEPFVDLIGRLRAKEEFMSLKELAEAVIEDTGYIESLSQNETVEEVEARRENLDEFINKVVSYEESCKEAGEEPTLSGLLEEVALIADIDNLDESEPHVMLMTLHSAKGLEFPIVYMTGMEDGLFPSYMTIVSDDSTEIEEERRLCYVGITRAEKILNLTSAKSRMVRGETQMNKVSRFINEIPKDYMHIENNSSGYAKGRIAYGGTSDEPDTTGINMRATARSILSSYGSGTPGGRAAGTYSSRKVKINGSSNPGFGKDPMELFDLKKPEKRKTPADSVRSAYAGVPTRSGLSSRNVIGAARGADISAKSSGGLGYSVGDMVSHVKFGEGKVLAIEDSARDYMVTVEFAEYGQKKMLAGFARLKKL